One region of Thalassophryne amazonica chromosome 16, fThaAma1.1, whole genome shotgun sequence genomic DNA includes:
- the cdc42ep1b gene encoding cdc42 effector protein 1b → MSMGKLPGIKGLVSGSQGKRRFKSDLSVDMISLPLGDFRHTMHVGRGGEVFGDTSFLSNYGGMREPGSPDSADSSKTTGFFTRTFRHIRRESAPRPRQGSRDLSSPPPDISPIIKNAISLPHLSTDPPNGCLQRMLFPSSISSTDESFCTYGLHSGFVTLPRLSRYDRQFPDGDIQRGSDSGDVTWKRSDSLTSFTLDLGPSLMTEVLSLIDNPSCFQMSNHNQKADEEGDEEDEEEEESGSVTNTTVQSPGVSSLDPSTGSEMFVWNMNSRGPCGTSCTRTHQEEDIWSLRTPDASLGSPQRAEPVIDAERFQKAADVLSRHYGGGSVRKRTNSNSPAFSSSHETGSTLSEEEEEIKL, encoded by the exons ATGAGTATGGGAAAGCTGcctgggattaagggccttgtgtCTGGCTCTCAGGGGAAACGCCGTTTTAAGAGTGACCTGTCTGTGGACATGATCAGCCTGCCGTTAGGGGACTTCAGACACACTATGCACGTTGGCCGAGGTGGAGAAGTGTTTGGAGACACCTCCTTCCTCAGTAATTATGGAGGTATGAGGGAACCTGGAAGCCCGGATTCAGCAGACAGCTCCAAGACAACCGGCTTCTTCACACGCACTTTTCGTCACATAAGAAGGGAGTCCGCGCCGCGGCCTCGACAGGGATCTCGAGACCTTTCATCTCCACCTCCAGATATCTCACCCATCATCAAGAATGCCATCTCCCTGCCACACCTGAGCACAGACCCTCCCAATGGGTGCCTGCAGAGGATGCTGTTTCCCAGTTCTATCAGTTCAACGGATGAGTCCTTCTGCACATATG GTCTACACTCTGGATTTGTCACATTGCCACGCCTCTCCCGCTACGACAGGCAGTTTCCAGATGGAGACATCCAGAGAGGTTCAGACAGCGGTGACGTCACTTGGAAACGTTCAGATTCACTCACCTCATTCACTCTGGACCTCGGGCCATCCCTCATGACTGAGGTACTGAGCTTGATTGACAACCCCAGCTGCTTTCAGATGTCCAACCACAACCAGAAAGCAGATGAAGAAGGGGACGAAGAggatgaggaagaggaggagagcggcTCTGTCACTAACACAACTGTGCAGAGTCCTGGGGTGAGTTCACTCGACCCCTCCACAGGCAGCGAGATGTTTGTCTGGAATATGAACAGCAGGGGTCCCTGTGGAACCTCTTGTACTAGGACACATCAAGAAGAGGACATCTGGtctctgaggacacctgatgcatcCCTGGGGTCACCTCAGAGAGCTGAACCTGTCATCGACGCAGAACGATTCCAGAAGGCGGCCGATGTACTTTCCCGACATTACGGTGGAGGGTCGGTCAGAAAGAGGACAAACAGCAACTCACCTGCTTTTTCCAGCAGCCATGAGACTGGATCCACCTTGTCTGAAGAGGAAGAGGAGATAAAACTGTAA